From the Musa acuminata AAA Group cultivar baxijiao chromosome BXJ3-7, Cavendish_Baxijiao_AAA, whole genome shotgun sequence genome, one window contains:
- the LOC135642008 gene encoding protein PLANT CADMIUM RESISTANCE 2-like has product MYASKPDPYYPPPPQSKGPYYPTAPPTTGVPVPLAPGVFHIQAPVTGPWSTGLCDCCDDVGNCFITCFCPCITFGQIAEIIDKGSTSCGVSGALYALLAFVTFCPCFYSCFYRSKLRRQYGLKEEPCADCLVHCCCCESCSLCQMYRELKRRGFDMSIGWHANMERQGETATLPPPVQSMSG; this is encoded by the exons ATGTATGCATCCAAACCAGATCCCTACTACCCTCCGCCGCCGCAGTCGAAGGGCCCCTACTACCCTACGGCGCCACCGACCACGGGCGTTCCGGTGCCCCTAGCTCCCGGCGTTTTCCATATCCAAGCTCCGGTGACCGGTCCATGGTCGACCGGCCTCTGCGACTGCTGCGACGACGTCGGCAACT GCTTCATCACTTGCTTCTGCCCTTGTATTACCTTTGGCCAAATCGCGGAGATCATCGACAAAGGATCCACCT CGTGTGGGGTGAGTGGGGCACTGTACGCGCTTCTAGCGTTCGTGACATTCTGCCCGTGCTTTTACTCGTGCTTCTACCGCTCCAAGCTGAGGAGGCAGTACGGGCTGAAGGAGGAGCCCTGCGCCGACTGCCTCGTCCACTGCTGCTGCTGCGAGTCCTGCTCTCTCTGCCAGATGTACCGAGAGCTCAAGCGTCGTGGCTTCGACATGAGCATAG gTTGGCATGCAAACATGGAGAGACAGGGAGAAACGGCGACCTTGCCGCCGCCGGTCCAAAGCATGAGCGGGTGA
- the LOC135642846 gene encoding protein CURVATURE THYLAKOID 1A, chloroplastic-like — protein sequence MAAMAFAASSTAAAVLGGARLPVPGSAVLIPPRPRRSSSLPLPLSSSHSHDDCRFSSLRVRASSSSEESSGSVQTDELLADLKDKWDSIENKSTVFLYGGGAIVAVWLSSIIVGAVNSVPLLPKIMELVGLGYTGWFVYRYLLFKESRKELASDIESLKKKIVGTAQLRVVIKGRSLEIGRSRPPGSSVRNRGDGSVEALFSDDPSAVDQMVERRCRVGPSSVSVTALASFPSDEDLGQGFQRKPTA from the exons ATGGCGGCGATGGCGTTTGCGGCGTCCTCAACGGCTGCCGCAGTGCTGGGCGGAGCTCGCCTCCCTGTACCCGGCTCCGCGGTCCTCATCCCGCCGCGACCTCGCCGTTCCTCGTCCCTGCCTCTCCCCCTTTCCTCCTCCCACTCCCATG ATGATTGCAGGTTTTCTTCGCTCCGGGTAAGAGCATCTTCATCATCAGAAGAGTCATCTGGCTCTGTTCAAACTGATGAGCTCCTGGCAGATTTGAAGGACAAA TGGGACTCGATTGAGAACAAATCCACGGTCTTCTTGTACGGCGGAGGTGCAATTGTTGCAGTGTGGCTATCTTCCATAATCGTCGGTGCTGTCAACTCAGTTCCTCTG CTTCCAAAGATCATGGAATTAGTGGGGCTTGGATACACTGGATGGTTCGTATACCGTTATTTACTTTTCAAG gaaagcagaaaagaattAGCGAGTGATATTGAATctttgaagaagaagattgtCGGAACAG CTCAGCTCCGGGTGGTGATCAAGGGGCGTTCTTTGGAGATTGGACGGTCCAGACCACCCGGGAGCTCGGTCCGCAACCGAGGGGACGGCTCCGTCGAGGCCCTCTTCTCCGACGACCCCTCCGCGGTCGACCAGATGGTCGAGAGGCGCTGCAGAGTGGGCCCTTCCTCAGTCTCCGTCACCGCCCTTGCCTCCTTTCCTTCCGACGAGGATCTCGGTCAAGGGTTCCAACGCAAACCCACGGCTTAA